In Phocoena phocoena chromosome 3, mPhoPho1.1, whole genome shotgun sequence, the DNA window GCAACAAAGACCAGGTCAGGTGAGGAGGGGCAGGCAAGGCCCCAAGCCGGCAAGCCTCGGGGTAGTCCTCAGTGCAGCGGGCCACCTCCCAGGCCACCAGATCTTTGGAAGTTCTTCCTTGTGTCAACATGATAAATTCCTCACTTATCTGAACCCTTTGCAGGGAGCCCGCTTCATGACAACAGCCATGTATGATGCCCGGGAGGCCATCATCCCAGGATCGGTCTATGACCGGAGCAGCCAGGGTGAGTCTCTGCAGGGGACCGCCCCGGCCCCACAGTTGTTGACCATTCCCACGCCCACAGCTTCCAGCCCTGTTACTCCTGGAGTGGCCTCCCAAGCCTTGGTCCACAGACGCCTGCTTGACAGAGTTTTCTCAGCTTCCCTTGTCAGAAATCAAATAATTGGTCTTTGGCCATTTCTAAAAaccagatgtttttaaaatagtacaGCTCAGTGGACAGCGGTTTCTCAGCAAATACCGCAGCTCAGCCAGTTTGCCCCTGTGCTCACACCCGACCCTGCCTGCCCTTCGCTCGCCTTCTCAGTGGGGGTGTCACACCCACCGCCTCATTTCAGGTTTCGCGGCTTCCCCAAGCTTCAGCTCCATCTGTCAGACCTCAGGGTTGCGCATGCCCGCTTTTCCTGTGTGAGGCTTCTGTATGTGCTGAGGCTGAGCCTTATCCTGCTGCCTGGGATGACGACTCTTGCCTGAGCCAGTCTGTAGACGGTTCCCATTCATCCCCCAGATCCCTGCTTCCTGGGACCCTTCCCTGCACCAGCCGCATGGAGGGTGACTGCCTCACCCATGACTCTGTGCCACCTCCCCGAGTTTCACATTGGCCTTAAACCTCTCATGTGCTTGCCACTCACCCTGAGGGCAGGCGCACCCCAGCTGCTCCTTTTCCACATTAAATTGGCAAGGCCCCTTTCCCTGCCTCAGTGTTCTCCCTGTCCCTGGGCTCAGACAggggattgggtttttttgtttgtttttgtctgtttaaatatttatttatttacttacttacttatatttggttgcgctgggtcttggttgtggcaagcgggctccttagttgcagcacatgggctccttagttgcagcatgcgagctcttagttgcagcatgcatgtgggatctagttccctgacctgggatcgaacctgggccccctgcactgggagcgcagagtcttaaccactgcaccaccagggaagtcccagggattGTGTTCTTGAAGAACAACAGATCTCTTATCGCCATATCTGATGAGTCCCCGTGTGGCTGGGGGTTTCCTGGGTCCATACTTCATCCCTGATGCCACCGTGGGTCTGGCTACACCCAAGGTTGCCCTGGGGGCTCTTGCTTTCAGTGAGATCTGCTGATCTGTCAAGcttggtctttttcttttgattgggGGGTGGCAGGGTGGCAGTGGTAGCATGTAATATGAATATAACATTTGccataaaaggtttttttttaagaaattagaaatgcatagcggtttcagtttttcagatcCCCATGGGCCAGTGATTCTCAGAATCCCCTGGGAGAAAAGGTGCCTTCCCAGGCACCAGCCTCAAGGAGGCTGttgggcacagggagggggagggggttgagTTGTGAGATTTCTGCATCAGGTGACTTTGCTGTTAGGGATGCACCAAGAAACGCTGGGGCAGACAAAGTAGTGACAGGACCAAACAGACATTTCAGCTGGATGCAGTGTGATGCCTGCCGTTCACCTTGTGTCTTATAGGCCGGCCCTCGAACATGTACTTCCAGACCCATGACCAAATTGGCATGATCAGTGCTGGCCCCAGCCACGTGGCTGCCATGAACATTCCCATCCCCTTCAACCTGGTCATGCCGCCCATGCCGCCACCGGGGTATTTTGGACAAGCTAATGGGCCAGCCGCAGGTGAGCACCGAGTGGCATCCCATGGGGAAAAGCAGTTTGGCCTTGGAGTTTGAGCAGGAGTGCTTGTCTGTGAGGCTCAGAACCTCGTTCAAGGAACCCTGGATGGCTGTCTTTCAGGCCGGGGCACCCCAAAAGGCAAGACTGGTCGTGGGGGACGCCAGAAGAACCGCTTTGGGCTTCCTGGGCCCAGCCAGACGAATCTCCCCAATagccaggccagccaggatgTGGCGTCACAGCCCTTCTCACAGGGCGCTCTGACCCAGGGCTACATCTCCATGAGCCAGCCCTCCCAGATGAGCCAGCCCGGCCTCTCCCAGCCTGAGCTGTCCCAGGTGAGCCCTCTGCCACTTTAACTTGAGACGTCTCACACCCACAGAAAAGTCagaccagcccagggagccctctTCACACATGCAGACCCCGTGACACTCACCCCTAAAGACCTTAGCAGGGGGACTGTAGgtctagaacattccatccacaaTACTGTCCTGGGTAGCATGTCTCCAATGGTGAAGTAACCAGTGTGGGTTTCCTGCCACTTAGGCTTGAGGATAAGTTTCCAGATGATTCCCTGCGGCTGGTGATGGGCTGGACACAGAGCAGGTTCTCAAGCCTGGGAGGGTGAGTGCGCATCCTTCGACTGGGTGCTCATCTCTCCAACCTTGTCTTCCAGGACAGTTACCTTGGAGATGAGTTTAAGTCACAGATTGATGTGGCGCTGTCGCAAGACTCCACGTACCAGGGGGAGCGGGCGTACCAGCACGGCGGAGTGACGGGGCTGTCCCAGTATTAGAAGGCAAGCTGGCCTCTGGAGGAGGTCTTCGCTGGGATCTGGACTTGTAGGAAAATTTGGGAAGTGTGGGAGTCTCAAGTCCTCGAGGGGCCAGTGCATCCTGTCACCTGTCACTCTGGGTCCCTGCACCTCTTCTTAGTGTCTGGGGGATGTGAACTTCATGCACACCGTCTGTGCCACGGTCCTCTCCAGAGAGTCTTAGAGCTGCTCCTGGTGGGCAGCCAGGAAGTGGAGGTACCCCTCGCCCTGACGAGGCAGGTCATGAGGGTGGCGAGGGCCCCAGCTCCTAGGTGCACGGGTGCCTCGGGGTGCTTCTAGGTGCCCGCGAGGGCCCTGCCTCATGGTTCTCCATCTGTAACAAGGCCGAGCAGGGCAAGCATAGGCCTGGGGCTTGCTCCTCTGCCCCTTCCTGACTGTGTGCACGGAAAGTGGGATGCAGTGATGCTGGGAGAAGGGGCCTCATGGTTCTCCATCTGTAACGAGGCCGAGCAGGGCAAGCATAGGCCTGGGGCTTGCACCTCTGCCCCTTCCTGACGGTGTGCAGGGAAAGTGGGATGCAGTGATGCTGGGAGAAGGGGCCTCATGGTTCTCCATCTGTAACGAGGCCGAGCAGGGCAAGCATAGGCCTGGGGCTTGCACCTCTGCCCCTTCCTGACGGTGTGCAGGGAAAGTGGGATGCAGTGATGCTGGGAGAAGGGGCCTGCCTACCGCTGTTGAAcaacacaggctcagcagccttaACTCTTGGCTGCCTTCTCTCCGGGTGGGAAGTCATTGGTCTGGGTACCCGGCCGGCCTCTGAGGTCATGTTTAACACATGAGGACGCAGGTGCCAAGTGGAGTCGGGGAGAAAGCCCCGTCCGTGCCTTCTGGGCCAGGCCCGGGAGCTGCTCCGGCTCCCACTTTCTCTGAAGCCtcttgcccttcctccctccccaacaGGTGGCAGCGGAAGAGCTAAGCTACGTGGCTTAGTCCATCAGCATCTTATTCtgggtaataaaaaataaaaataaatggataccTGTTTTCCACTGCTAAAACTGAAGCACCACTGTGAGcaacaggagagggagaggagtaCCCGAGGGAGAGAGGAGCCCGAGACAGAGCGAGCGCCCACTGCTGGCACGTGGCGGCGAGGAGACGGAGAAGGGAGAGCGGGAGGTGGGGCGGCCACGGAGGACCGCCCGCCAGCGAGCCCCGCCAGCCCTGCTCGCCGAGGAGCCCAGCGCTCGCCCGCTGCGTCCACACCTGGGTCTGCGACCAGGGCGGAGGGAGGAAGACCCTCATCTCAGAGTAGCcctttcctctgttcttttctttctttttctcttttattgaaaGGGGACTACGTTTTAGCAGGAAAAACTAAGCGTTTCTGTGCTGAGCAGGCTCCTTGCGGTGGCGGCCATGCTGGGAGAGCCCCTCAGAGTGTGGGTTCTGTCCACGCTGGCTCTGATATCGCCGCGCTCACACTGCCTGTGTTCTAGGAGggttttcatttaaagaaaatatggtggtttgtgtttttctgtttgttttttaaagattctttcaAAGGAGTACTGAAAAATATACTTTCCTGAATTTGTCTCTCAAATCTTAGTGGTGGACCTGGGAGATGCGAGAAGCTTCCAGAAACGAAGTTTAAACATGCCAAAACAACTCAAGATTAGGATCAACACCTGTGACgggaggaggattttttttttcagttttagctTCCAGCAGCTTCTCCCTGTAGGTCAGGGCAGTGAGGGAGCATGGTCCCGGGCCGGGCAGGCGACTCCGTGGTCTCTGCTGGACTCCGAGAAGCAAAGCGCTTCCCGTGTGCCGTGGACTCGGCCCCACAGGAGGGGCCTCGGGCAGGACTGGCCGTGAGGCCAGAGGGCAGGAAGGTGGCAGTTCCCTGGCCAGTGGCTCCTTCCCCAGGGTCCTTCCTGAGGATTTGGTGGAAAGCACCAGCCAGGAGGATCTGTCCCCGTTCCCAGGGAGGCTCCCACCGTCGCTGTGGCCAGTTAGGCTCACTGAATGCCCCATCCCCTCTTGTTCCCCACCCTACCTGACTAGTTTGGAGCCCTTCTACCTGCGGGCACAGTTTTGATGAGGTGGGGTCATTTTAACTTTGGCGGGGAAAGGGAATACGCTTCTGAAATAAGTGGTACAAGGGGCCTCTGCCTGGGTCTGGGTTGCAACTTGCATTTATTGTTGCTGGTGGAGTCACCCCCAGCTCTTCGCACACCGTGATGGGGGTTAGCCTCCCTGGCGGGACCTAGTTGGGGACTgtctaaccctaaccctgccTATCCAGGCCCTGATGACCCTGACCCCCagcatccccctccccatgtgcCTTATCCCAAAGCCTCCAGATTCCAGCTGGTACATGGGAGAGATGGGGGACACACAGGCCACCTTCCTTCTGGCAAGGCCTCTTATTTATTACCATTGCTGTAGTGCTTTCGGTTCCCACTTCTTTTGGTAGCTGCATAGAGTTTGGATAGGTTTTTGCTATGACCCCTTGTGCACTGTCCCCATGGGTgacacacccacccaccctgtTCTGTTCCTTGGAATGCTTTGCCTCTGCTTTGtgctgtttgcttttttctccaCCTTAGCAACAGTTGCTATGAGTCCCCCAAATCAAGAAGCATCTGTACCAAGGCAATGTAACTTTTTGATTTTCAGTCAATTTGttgttttaacttcttttgtCACCAATAAAATCTTAATAAACAGCTCTGCATTCACACTGGGGCTGGATAACTACAGGGGGTGGCAGAGCACTTGGTTTGGGGTTCTgcctggttgggggtgggggattcGGAGCCACCTCATCGGCAAAACTGAGACGGGCCAAACCTGTGCAgcagggatgggagtgggggaatCTGGGCCTACGCAGGGTCAGTTCCTGGGGCCCGTGTACATTAGACGTTGGGCCCCCTAGAGATGGGCTCTGGAAAGGCTGCGCCGGCGGCGTCACTTGTAGGACCTCCACCCACCATCCTGGTGGTCGATGGTGATGGACATAGctgcttccctccccactcccaggtgACAAGACCCGAGAAGGCAGCAGAGCGGACCACGCAGTGTTTATTGTTTACCTCTCCCGCCCGCCCCCGGTCAGCGGCAGCCACACTCATCCACCACCATGTCTTCATAATGCCGCAGTACCACGTTATCGCTGTTGTCGAAGAAGAGCACGGAGATGGGCGACAGGCGCGCGGGCACGCAGCAGGGCAGGCCGGCGGCGGCGCTAGGGGCGGCCGCGTGCATGAGCGCGCGCAGCACCGCGTGGTTGAGCGCGGGCGTCCCGCCGGGTTCGGACAGCGCGGCGGGCAGCCCGCACTTGCCCTGGCAGTAGTTGGCCAGGAAGCCGCGTGGCGCGATGACCCAGCGGTGCCAGCCCACCTCGCGGAAGCTCACGTAGAGCCGCCGCGCGCGACACGCGCCCCCAGGGCCGCCGCCCACTGCGGGCTCGGCCTCGCGCCGCGGCCGGGCCAGGGGGTGGCACAGGCGCGGGTCGAGGGTCACCAGCAGCAGCGAGGCCTCGGCCAGGCTCGCGCAGGCGGCGGGAGCCCGGGGACGCAGCGCCAGAGTCAGGCGGAGGCTGCGCGGCGCCGAGGTGTTGCGGGCCCAGGCGGCGCCCAGCAGCTCGGCGCGCACCGGCATTCCCAGGGTGGACACCGCCTGGCGGAGCACCACCTGCCCGGGGCCCGCGCCCGCCGGCGCCACGCTCAGCTCCCAGCCGCCCACCGTCCCCGCCGTCGCCTCTGCAGCCGCGAAGCGCAGCTCCAGGCGGGCCTGGCTCGGGCGCTCGGCTGGCTCCACGGCCGACAGGTCGAAGACGACGGTCCACTCAGGGCACTGTCCCGCAGCTGAGGCGGGCTCCGGGGGCCGGGCGGCCgcgcctggggaggaggggagagggctcGGCTGGCGCTGGGTCCCCACTCGGTGCCGACCGGCCCGCGAATGGGTCTTGGTTGGGGACAGCGGGGGAAGGTGAGCGACCGGAGCTGGGGGTCGCACCATCTGTTAGAAGGCGTCAAATGGTGTGAAGCGGCGGTGGGTGAGGGAGATGGAGTGGGGGCAGGGCGTCACTTGCAAGGAAGAGGCCCCGACCAGTGTAGGGCGGCCAGCCCGCCGTTGGGGACataggcgggggtggggaggtggtgtgGGGGGGAAATGAGCGAACGCACGGGGCCAGTGGGGAAGCGATGCTAGGGAGGGTGGCATCTGCAGGAAGGCATCAAGTGGTGTGAAGCGGCAGAGGGGGTGGGATGGAGTGGGGGCAGGGCTTCAGCTGCAATCAAGGGGCCCTGCTCGGTGCAAGGGAGCCTGGCCTTCGgaccactcccccaccccatcccctgtcCCGGCAGGTGTCCACGCGGAGGAGCTGAGGGAGTTCAGAGGCCCAGGTTGCTTGCGGGCTGGACGGGGAGGGTGGCGACCCTCAGGGCTCTCCGGCCTTCCTCACGCGCCGCTGAAGGCTCGTGGCGGGCTCGGGGCGCCCAGCGGGGTATCGGCCTCCCAGACCCACGCCCCCAGCGCAGATCCCACTCACCGCGGTCCGGGACGTGGCGCACGATGTTTCCGGCGACCCCCAGCTCCTCCACATGGCACGGCCGCAGGGTAGTCCCCAGGGGTGTCCTCCGAGGGCCCGCCCTGGCCTCCTGGTGGTCCCGGCGGCGGAACAGGCGCCACATGACAGGGGGTACAGGCCGGGACTTGGGGGCGCCCCGGGGCACGTCGGGAAACCCGAGAGCCTGGAGTAgggcggcggcggggcccggGGGCGCGGGGGCGCGGGCCGGGGGTGACGAGGGCAGCAGCATGGCCAGTAGGAGAAGAAGGACGCGGCGGCCCGGACGCCGGCACAGCGGTGGCATCTTCGTCACAGGCGGCGGCCGGGCGAGTGCTCAGGGGCTGCTGGGCTCCGGGACCTGCGGGCTGGGGGCGGGACCGGGGTCCCTGGAAAGACCTGGGCCAGGTCAGGGTCTCGGGGGGCGTGGCCGCGATCCTGAAGTCGAATAGGGACCAATCACGGGGGCGGGGTCtcgagggggcggggcaggggtccCGGGCGTGGCCAGGGCGGGGTGGGTTGCGGCGGGGGCGGAGCCTGATAGGGCCAGGGTACAGGGAGCGAATGGGGGAGCCGCGTGGCTGGTCCCCGAGGGCGaggttgggtggggctgggtcctgggcgGCGGGGCCGGGGTCGAGGGGTTCAGAAGCGCTTGTCCTTAACCAGTCCATTCCTCAGCGGCTTCCTGCGAGCCAGAACCGGCCCAGGTTAGCCTAGGGACCCCACGCCACCACGTAGCGCCTCCCACCACCGTCCCGCCCTCCTTGCCCTCCTTTTCCCAGCCCCGCCCCATTCTTCCTCCCAGCCCACAAGGCCAAAAGACCCTGCCATCTGCCTGCTGGGCAAGTGGTCCCTGCTCCTTCCCACAATTaaaccctcctctcccctcccccctgggCCACCCGCGGCTGCTGGAGGGCAAAAGTCACCTACCAACCTCTGCCTGATTTAAGCCCATCGCCTGGACCTGGACCAGCACTTTATCCTCCTCCTCTCTCAGGGAGGCAGAACTGGCCAGAGCCCCCGGCGATCCCACCGGGCAGGCTCCTCCCCAACTACAATGGCCCTACCAGGAAAGGCTTCCCAGCCCATGATTCTCCATCCACTGCCCTCTGTCTACACCTGCCGCAGCCCCTACTTTGCTTCCATGGCCTTAAAACAAGTTATGTGGTGTTTTAAAACGAACCAGTACTGTAAGATCCCAGAGAAAGACCCCTAACGTCTAAACGACGTTCATGGTTTGCATATTTCAAACTGTCTACGAAGA includes these proteins:
- the GDF1 gene encoding embryonic growth/differentiation factor 1, whose amino-acid sequence is MPPLCRRPGRRVLLLLLAMLLPSSPPARAPAPPGPAAALLQALGFPDVPRGAPKSRPVPPVMWRLFRRRDHQEARAGPRRTPLGTTLRPCHVEELGVAGNIVRHVPDRGAAARPPEPASAAGQCPEWTVVFDLSAVEPAERPSQARLELRFAAAEATAGTVGGWELSVAPAGAGPGQVVLRQAVSTLGMPVRAELLGAAWARNTSAPRSLRLTLALRPRAPAACASLAEASLLLVTLDPRLCHPLARPRREAEPAVGGGPGGACRARRLYVSFREVGWHRWVIAPRGFLANYCQGKCGLPAALSEPGGTPALNHAVLRALMHAAAPSAAAGLPCCVPARLSPISVLFFDNSDNVVLRHYEDMVVDECGCR